One stretch of Niallia sp. XMNu-256 DNA includes these proteins:
- the rpsG gene encoding 30S ribosomal protein S7, with protein sequence MPRKGPVAKRDVLPDPIYNSKLVTRLINKMMVDGKRGRSQTILYSAFDIIRERTGNEPMEVFDQALKNIMPVLEVKARRVGGANYQVPVEVRPDRRTTLGLRWLVNYSRLRGEKTMEERLANEILDAANNTGSSVKKREDTHKMAEANKAFAHYRW encoded by the coding sequence ATGCCTCGTAAAGGTCCAGTAGCAAAAAGAGATGTATTACCAGATCCGATTTACAATTCAAAACTTGTTACTCGTCTTATCAATAAGATGATGGTTGATGGTAAAAGAGGAAGATCTCAAACAATCCTATATTCTGCGTTCGATATCATTCGTGAACGCACTGGCAACGAACCAATGGAAGTATTCGATCAAGCGTTAAAAAACATCATGCCCGTTCTTGAAGTTAAAGCACGTCGTGTAGGTGGTGCAAACTACCAAGTACCAGTTGAGGTGCGTCCAGATCGTCGTACAACACTTGGTCTTCGTTGGTTAGTGAATTATTCTCGTCTTCGTGGTGAGAAAACAATGGAAGAGCGCTTAGCGAACGAAATCCTTGATGCTGCCAACAACACTGGCTCATCAGTTAAAAAACGTGAAGATACACACAAAATGGCTGAAGCTAACAAAGCTTTTGCTCACTATCGTTGGTAA
- a CDS encoding ribosomal L7Ae/L30e/S12e/Gadd45 family protein produces the protein MSYEKVLQAKSIYVGTKQAARALNSGNVSEVIVATDADPRLTSKVVDIASKTNVPISYVDSKVKLGKSCGINVASAVVAIVNK, from the coding sequence ATGTCTTATGAAAAAGTATTGCAGGCTAAAAGCATTTATGTAGGAACAAAGCAAGCTGCTAGAGCGCTCAATTCAGGTAATGTTAGTGAAGTAATTGTTGCGACGGATGCGGATCCTAGGCTAACGTCAAAAGTCGTAGATATTGCTAGTAAGACTAATGTTCCAATCTCATATGTTGACTCTAAAGTAAAACTAGGAAAGTCATGCGGGATTAATGTTGCATCGGCAGTAGTCGCTATAGTAAACAAATAA
- the rpsL gene encoding 30S ribosomal protein S12, producing MPTINQLVRKPRKSLAETSKSPALNKGYNSFKKTQTNLTSPQKRGVCTRVGTMTPKKPNSALRKYARVRLSNGIEVTAYIPGIGHNLQEHSVVLIRGGRVKDLPGVRYHIVRGALDTAGVNNRMQSRSKYGTKKPKAAKK from the coding sequence ATGCCTACAATTAACCAATTAGTACGCAAACCACGTAAGTCACTTGCAGAAACATCAAAGTCACCAGCACTTAACAAAGGGTACAATAGTTTTAAGAAGACTCAAACAAACTTAACATCACCACAAAAACGCGGTGTTTGTACTCGTGTTGGTACAATGACACCTAAGAAGCCGAACTCAGCGCTTCGTAAATATGCTCGTGTACGTTTATCAAACGGTATTGAGGTAACTGCATACATTCCTGGCATCGGACACAACCTTCAAGAACACAGTGTTGTTTTAATCCGTGGCGGTCGTGTTAAAGACTTACCAGGGGTACGTTATCACATTGTTCGCGGTGCTTTAGATACTGCAGGTGTAAATAACCGTATGCAAAGCCGTTCTAAATATGGAACTAAGAAACCAAAAGCAGCTAAGAAATAA
- the fusA gene encoding elongation factor G, translating into MAREFSLEKTRNIGIMAHIDAGKTTTTERILYYTGKIHKIGETHEGASQMDWMEQEQERGITITSAATTAQWHDHRINVIDTPGHVDFTVEVERSLRVLDGAVTVLDAQSGVEPQTETVWRQATTYGVPRIVFINKMDKLGADFLYSVGTLRERLQANAHPIQLPIGAEDTFTGIIDLVDMTADIYKDDLGNDMEVTEIPEEYRELAEEHREKLLEAVAELDENLMEKYLGGEEITVEELKAAIRKATLSVEFYPVLCGSAFKNKGVQLMLDAVVDYLPAPTDVASIKGIIPNTDEEVERHSSDDEPFAALAFKVMTDPYVGKLTFFRVYSGTLQSGSYVQNSSKGKRERVGRILQMHANSREEISQVYSGDIAAAVGLKDTATGDTLCDDKNLVILESMEFPEPVIQLSVEPKSKADQDKMATALQKLQEEDPTFRAHTDQETGQVIIAGMGELHLDVIVDRMKREFKVEANVGAPQVSYRETFRASAQVEGKFARQSGGRGQYGHVWIEFSPNEEGKGFEFENGIVGGVVPREYIPAVQAGLEDALDRGILAGYPLVDIKAKLFDGSYHDVDSSEMAFKVAASLALRNAASKCQPVILEPIMKVEVVIPEEYLGDIMGQVTARRGRVEGMDARGNAQVVRAMVPLSEMFGYATALRSSTQGRGVFSMHFDHYEEVPKSIAEEIIKKNKGE; encoded by the coding sequence ATGGCAAGAGAGTTCTCCTTAGAAAAAACTCGTAATATCGGCATCATGGCTCACATCGATGCCGGTAAAACTACAACAACTGAGCGTATTCTTTACTATACAGGTAAAATCCATAAAATTGGTGAAACTCATGAAGGAGCTTCACAAATGGATTGGATGGAACAAGAACAAGAAAGAGGTATAACGATCACATCTGCTGCAACAACAGCACAGTGGCATGATCATCGTATCAACGTTATTGATACTCCAGGACACGTAGACTTCACAGTAGAAGTTGAGCGTTCATTACGTGTACTAGATGGAGCGGTAACAGTTCTTGATGCTCAATCAGGTGTAGAACCACAAACAGAAACAGTTTGGAGACAAGCTACAACTTACGGAGTACCTCGTATTGTATTCATCAACAAGATGGATAAACTTGGTGCAGATTTCCTTTATTCTGTAGGAACATTACGTGAACGTTTACAAGCAAATGCACATCCAATTCAACTTCCAATTGGTGCAGAAGATACTTTCACAGGTATTATCGACTTAGTTGATATGACAGCTGATATATATAAAGATGATTTAGGAAATGACATGGAAGTAACTGAAATTCCTGAAGAATATCGTGAATTAGCTGAAGAACATCGTGAAAAGCTTCTTGAAGCAGTAGCTGAATTAGACGAAAATTTAATGGAAAAATACCTTGGCGGTGAAGAAATCACTGTAGAGGAGCTTAAAGCAGCTATTCGTAAAGCTACACTTAGTGTAGAATTCTACCCAGTACTTTGCGGTTCAGCTTTCAAAAACAAAGGTGTACAATTAATGCTAGATGCTGTTGTAGATTATCTACCAGCCCCAACAGATGTAGCATCAATTAAAGGTATCATACCAAACACTGATGAAGAAGTTGAGCGTCATTCAAGTGATGACGAACCATTTGCAGCATTAGCATTTAAAGTTATGACAGACCCGTATGTAGGGAAGTTAACATTCTTCCGTGTGTACTCTGGTACACTTCAATCCGGATCATATGTACAAAACTCTTCAAAAGGCAAGCGTGAACGTGTTGGACGTATCCTACAAATGCACGCAAACTCTCGTGAGGAAATCTCACAAGTATATTCTGGGGATATTGCAGCAGCTGTAGGTTTAAAAGACACAGCAACTGGTGATACTCTATGTGATGACAAGAACCTTGTTATTCTTGAATCTATGGAATTTCCAGAACCAGTTATCCAATTGTCAGTTGAACCAAAATCTAAGGCTGACCAGGATAAAATGGCAACGGCACTTCAAAAGCTACAAGAGGAAGACCCAACATTCAGAGCACATACTGACCAAGAGACTGGACAGGTTATCATTGCAGGTATGGGCGAGCTTCACTTAGACGTTATCGTTGACCGTATGAAGCGTGAATTTAAAGTAGAAGCAAATGTTGGAGCTCCACAAGTTTCCTATCGTGAAACATTCCGTGCTTCTGCTCAAGTAGAAGGAAAGTTTGCCCGTCAATCAGGTGGTCGCGGACAATACGGACATGTTTGGATCGAATTCTCTCCTAACGAAGAAGGAAAAGGATTTGAATTTGAAAACGGGATTGTCGGTGGGGTAGTACCACGTGAATACATCCCAGCTGTACAAGCAGGACTAGAAGATGCTTTAGATCGTGGTATCCTTGCTGGATATCCGCTAGTTGATATTAAAGCAAAACTATTTGATGGTTCATACCATGATGTTGACTCAAGTGAAATGGCGTTTAAGGTTGCTGCATCATTAGCACTAAGAAACGCAGCAAGTAAATGTCAACCTGTTATTCTTGAGCCGATTATGAAGGTTGAAGTTGTAATCCCTGAAGAATATCTAGGTGATATTATGGGTCAAGTTACAGCTCGTCGTGGCCGTGTTGAAGGTATGGATGCTCGTGGTAACGCTCAAGTAGTTAGAGCAATGGTACCACTTTCAGAAATGTTCGGATATGCAACAGCACTTCGTTCAAGCACACAAGGTCGTGGAGTATTCTCTATGCACTTTGACCATTACGAAGAAGTTCCGAAGTCAATTGCTGAAGAGATTATCAAAAAAAATAAAGGTGAATAA